ATCTATGCAAGTGTATGTCGATCTAGTATTAGCAGAAAACACACAGAGTGCAATCTGAAAATCCACCGCAAAGAAACGAAGCAGTGACAGATCCGACAAAGCACATCTTCTCCCACTATAAAATCTATCGACGAACGCACAAGCAAGCGACGGCAAGGGATGGAGCGGGAGCAGCGATCTGACCTGGGCATCGTACTCCTCGGCGTACTGCTTGGCGCGGGCGTAGATGACCTTGACGTTCTCGCTGGACTTCTTCTTCTCCTCGACGGCCTTGGTCTTCTTCTCGGCGGCCCAGAGCTCCTCCCGCTTCCTCTTGAGGAGCACCGACTCCGGCACCACCACCTTCGCCGCCTCGGACGACATCTGCGGCCGCAAAACCAAAACCCAGGGTCAGATCCGGCCGAGCAGCGGGAGCAAATGCCTTCGCAACGGCGGCAGGACGAGCGCTTACCCCGACGAGCTTCCtgcaggggggaggaggaggcgcgagagagagggagagagagatggaggctagaggaggcggcggcgggcggagggaGTGGCTTATGTAGCTGGGGTTTGGGCGCTAGGGTTTCGGGATGGGGTCGTCCGGATGGGCTAACCGGGCCAGCAAAATGGCCTGTTAGGCCCATGTATTGTTAGGCCGTCCGGCTCGCTATTGGCCCACACCATGCGTATCGTGTGTAGGCCCATCTAACCTCTCACGGTAGCCCTCAAAAAAAATCTAACCTCTCACGGCGGCATTCGCAACTGCTTCGCCGACGCCGTCGACGTTTCGCCGGAGGGAGCCCGCGCGGATGCCATCGCCGCCGCATCCGCTCTCGTCGCCATGCCGCCGCAGCGTGTCCTCCTGATCGTCATCCTCCTGCTCTCCTCCGCAAGCAGGTATGCCCCTGTCTCCGTCCGCGCCTCTTTCTGGTACTGTTCACCAACAGCTCCGCCGTGCGTTCCCCCCGCAGCAGCCTGGAGGCGGAGGAGCCGTTGAGGGCCCTCAGCATCGGCGATGAGCTGGTGGGCGAGACGATGCCGCTCCGCCACGGCCGGAGGGTCTACAGGCTCGCCGGGCTGCGGCCGCCCGCGTGGTACGAAGTCAAGATCTCCTATCCGGCCTCCGTACGATCTCAGACAAAAAACATTTGTTTCACCAGTGAACCCATTGCGTCTTCTTGTGCTTGAAGAGCTTTGCTTGTGGTTTGCAGATACCGTCCAGCTTCTCGATCCGGCTCGTGAGCGATCCTGATGCTGCAGAGGACCAGGGGAGTAAGAACAGGAGGCTGCTCAACACGGAGAAGATCATTTTCCAGGCTGAGAGCACCAAGCCGGTTGGTATTCAGTTACTCTTTTTAGCTACAATTGTTGCTTGGCTGCAGAATCGGAGTGGCGCGCCCTTTGATGGGATGATTTATAATGGTTGTTTGTGATTGATATATAGGTTTATGTTCTTGTCACGGTGGAGCCTGAGGGTGTGGTTGCAAAGCCAAATGTCAAGGAGAGAGAGCTTGCCCTGTTCAACATTGGTATGCTAGGATGTAATTGCTGTCTCTTTACATTTCAATTTTCCTTGATTAGCCAATAGCCGATAGACTGCTTCTAGTATTTGTTTGTTGTTTGTCCATTTTTTGCCATGCCATAAAATTAATCATTGCTTTGAGCATCATCATGTAGTATTTGAAACCTTGGTTGCTCACTGATCAGTGCTTGATATCATTTCCCGT
Above is a window of Triticum dicoccoides isolate Atlit2015 ecotype Zavitan chromosome 5B, WEW_v2.0, whole genome shotgun sequence DNA encoding:
- the LOC119310396 gene encoding uncharacterized protein LOC119310396 — translated: MGSSGWANRASKMASLKKNLTSHGGIRNCFADAVDVSPEGARADAIAAASALVAMPPQRVLLIVILLLSSASSSLEAEEPLRALSIGDELVGETMPLRHGRRVYRLAGLRPPAWYEVKISYPASIPSSFSIRLVSDPDAAEDQGSKNRRLLNTEKIIFQAESTKPVYVLVTVEPEGVVAKPNVKERELALFNIVCDELLLGIPRFAWWVGIAAVICLVLASLAPYFLPIHKLLNYETAKSSDADAAKLS